One genomic window of Deinococcus sp. QL22 includes the following:
- a CDS encoding glycoside hydrolase family 2 protein: MAPPEADPVQHDLSSQDLGGEWQLAPSISEAWRFLGLHTARAHPVGAFARPRWIPARVPGSVHADLIRAGAIDDPNFGLASLAAEWVSARQWVYRRTFRLGLKPSLRLHLCFEGADHGGEVYLNGEWLGSLAGTHTPVRLDVSGLDPDREHLLVVILAEPPAAAGQLGRTSQTQTLKPRSGYWWDFGARLVHVGLWRGVSLQADAGTALLEVWPRVTLAPDLNSAQIEVLAELEGNSAVPVTFELIHPDGRTEMQAGLQVKGGRLASFYLPDPRLWWPAQLGAQPLYTLRASVPGGTRRQRRFGVRQVALIHNAASSARGARPYTLEVNGQPLYLRGFNLAPTDLIPGRDGMDDRERVLVAYALAAHANLLRVNGVGPVASRALLNACDEGGLLIWQEMPLTSSGTDNVPPHNPTFLAHLERDLPALVRHLRPHPCVALLGGGNELTDERRVPVTGTEPTLQRMAQIVDLHDSTRPWLPSSPSGPEYDLSAEVAANRPHDLHDVHGPWHYRGTDSYALHTVNRALAHTEFGCQAAPREATLQRYLTAGPLWPMDDRNPQVVHHGEWWLMHHRIEEVFGPVDDLSLYVQLTQAVQGDVLRHALLRNRARRDECSISLVWQLNEPWPNAHNTSVIDYDLKPKLSYYRCREANAPLALDLGLAAPVADQQLILRPQVLADAAGTGQLTLTLHTVSGMSLYQHTGPIMWPAAAHGSGALQTLTLPDQPALLRAELYDGTGTRLLARAEHWVARAQPQPFAELAQLPRTTLTVGQRGKQLTVYNSGTVAAPWVSLEAPAGATELFSDNGFALLPGETRELQVSLGAVQGAAWSSGLIARSVNAAPVEMLWDEQVWAEGGGHT; the protein is encoded by the coding sequence ATGGCCCCGCCAGAGGCCGACCCCGTCCAGCATGACCTGTCCTCTCAAGACCTGGGCGGCGAGTGGCAACTGGCCCCGTCGATCAGCGAGGCGTGGCGTTTTCTGGGCCTCCACACGGCGCGGGCGCATCCGGTGGGCGCATTTGCGCGGCCCCGGTGGATTCCGGCGCGTGTGCCCGGCAGTGTGCACGCCGACCTGATCCGGGCCGGAGCCATAGACGACCCCAACTTCGGCCTCGCCAGTCTGGCAGCCGAGTGGGTCAGTGCGCGGCAGTGGGTCTACCGCCGCACCTTCCGCCTGGGCCTGAAGCCCTCGCTGCGCCTGCACCTGTGTTTCGAGGGAGCCGATCATGGGGGCGAGGTGTACCTGAACGGCGAGTGGTTGGGGTCGCTGGCGGGCACGCATACGCCCGTGCGCCTCGACGTCAGCGGCCTCGATCCAGACCGCGAGCATCTGCTGGTGGTCATTTTGGCGGAGCCGCCTGCCGCGGCCGGTCAACTGGGCCGCACCAGTCAGACGCAGACGCTCAAGCCACGCTCCGGCTACTGGTGGGATTTCGGGGCGCGGCTGGTGCATGTGGGCCTGTGGCGCGGCGTGAGCCTGCAGGCCGATGCGGGCACGGCGCTGCTGGAGGTGTGGCCCCGCGTGACGCTGGCTCCAGACCTGAACTCAGCCCAGATCGAGGTTCTGGCCGAACTGGAGGGCAACTCGGCAGTTCCAGTGACCTTCGAGCTGATTCACCCGGATGGGCGCACCGAAATGCAGGCGGGCTTGCAGGTAAAAGGAGGACGTCTGGCCTCCTTTTACCTGCCTGACCCCCGACTGTGGTGGCCTGCCCAACTGGGGGCGCAACCGCTCTACACCCTGCGGGCCAGCGTTCCCGGCGGCACGCGCCGGCAGCGGCGCTTCGGGGTGCGGCAGGTCGCCCTGATTCACAATGCCGCGTCCAGTGCGCGGGGAGCGCGTCCCTACACGCTGGAAGTCAATGGTCAGCCGCTCTATCTGCGGGGCTTCAATCTGGCCCCCACCGACCTGATTCCGGGCCGTGATGGGATGGATGACCGCGAACGCGTTCTGGTCGCTTACGCTCTGGCCGCGCACGCCAACCTGCTGCGGGTCAACGGTGTCGGGCCGGTGGCTTCCCGCGCCCTGCTGAACGCCTGCGATGAAGGCGGCCTGCTGATCTGGCAGGAGATGCCCCTGACCTCCAGCGGCACCGACAATGTTCCGCCGCACAACCCCACCTTTCTGGCCCACCTGGAGCGCGATCTGCCCGCATTGGTGCGCCATCTGCGCCCTCATCCGTGTGTGGCGCTGTTGGGCGGCGGCAACGAACTGACCGACGAACGGCGCGTTCCCGTCACCGGGACAGAACCGACCTTGCAGCGCATGGCCCAGATCGTTGACCTGCACGACAGCACCCGCCCCTGGCTGCCCAGTTCGCCCAGTGGTCCGGAATACGACCTGTCGGCAGAGGTGGCCGCGAACCGCCCACACGACCTGCACGATGTGCATGGGCCGTGGCACTACCGGGGCACCGACAGCTACGCGCTGCACACCGTGAACCGCGCTCTGGCGCACACGGAATTCGGCTGTCAGGCAGCCCCGCGTGAGGCGACCCTGCAGCGTTACCTAACGGCTGGCCCCCTCTGGCCAATGGATGACCGCAATCCGCAGGTGGTTCATCACGGCGAGTGGTGGCTGATGCACCACCGCATCGAAGAGGTGTTTGGTCCGGTGGACGACCTGAGCCTGTACGTGCAGCTGACCCAGGCGGTGCAGGGTGACGTGCTGCGTCACGCCCTGCTGCGCAACCGGGCACGCCGGGATGAATGCAGCATCTCGCTGGTCTGGCAGCTGAATGAACCGTGGCCCAATGCCCACAACACCAGCGTGATCGACTACGACCTCAAACCCAAATTGTCCTACTACCGCTGCCGGGAAGCCAACGCGCCCCTCGCCCTCGATCTGGGGCTGGCGGCTCCGGTGGCCGACCAACAGCTGATTTTGCGGCCACAGGTGCTGGCAGATGCGGCGGGGACTGGTCAGTTGACCCTGACTTTGCATACCGTATCGGGAATGTCCCTGTATCAACATACTGGCCCGATCATGTGGCCCGCCGCGGCCCACGGTTCCGGTGCGCTTCAGACTCTGACCCTGCCCGATCAACCCGCGCTGCTGCGGGCCGAACTGTATGACGGAACCGGAACCCGCCTGCTGGCCCGCGCCGAACATTGGGTGGCGCGGGCCCAACCGCAGCCGTTTGCCGAGCTGGCCCAGTTGCCGCGCACCACTCTGACGGTGGGCCAGCGCGGGAAACAACTGACTGTGTACAACAGCGGCACCGTGGCCGCGCCCTGGGTCAGTCTGGAAGCACCTGCCGGGGCCACCGAACTGTTCAGCGACAACGGATTTGCCCTGCTGCCCGGAGAAACGCGGGAACTGCAAGTCTCTCTTGGGGCGGTGCAGGGAGCGGCGTGGAGCAGCGGACTCATTGCCCGGAGTGTGAATGCCGCCCCTGTTGAAATGCTCTGGGACGAACAGGTCTGGGCGGAAGGCGGGGGCCACACATGA
- a CDS encoding class II fructose-bisphosphate aldolase yields MTLLPHALTLNELLPAAQQDGYAVAAFSARYRACVRPVLQAAVDLRSPVIIEISQRELGWFGLSPRDFRDAVEQAAHDLGSTVPLCLHLDHSWEDQVIRAAIEAGFTSVMIDASAQPFEDNIRQTRDTVEYAHARGVSVEAELGKLTTTDQMETEGDEALYTVPEEALEFVERTGCDVLAVSIGTAHGVYPVANPRIDFDRLAAIRRLLPKTPLVLHGGSGLPAETVHRAVELPGGGISKMNIATDLEQALLAAMGGIGRLTSAELDAQDPALRTLGLNAVYAEACDKIQNFVRSAGRADSAASPAS; encoded by the coding sequence ATGACACTCCTGCCGCACGCGCTGACCCTGAATGAACTCCTGCCCGCTGCCCAGCAAGACGGCTACGCGGTGGCCGCCTTCAGTGCCCGCTACCGCGCCTGCGTGCGGCCCGTGCTGCAAGCCGCCGTGGACCTCCGCAGCCCGGTGATCATTGAGATCAGCCAGCGCGAACTGGGCTGGTTTGGGCTGAGTCCCCGCGATTTTCGGGACGCCGTAGAACAGGCGGCGCACGATCTGGGTTCCACCGTGCCGCTGTGCCTGCACCTCGATCACAGCTGGGAAGATCAGGTCATCCGGGCCGCCATTGAGGCGGGATTTACCAGCGTCATGATTGATGCCAGTGCCCAGCCCTTTGAAGACAATATTCGGCAGACCCGCGACACCGTGGAGTACGCCCATGCACGCGGCGTGAGCGTGGAAGCCGAACTGGGCAAATTGACCACCACCGACCAGATGGAAACAGAAGGCGACGAAGCCCTGTACACCGTGCCGGAAGAGGCGCTGGAGTTTGTGGAACGTACCGGATGCGACGTGCTGGCGGTGTCCATCGGCACAGCGCACGGCGTGTATCCGGTGGCAAATCCCAGGATCGACTTTGACCGTCTGGCCGCCATTCGCCGCCTGCTGCCCAAAACACCCCTCGTGCTGCATGGGGGCAGCGGCCTGCCTGCCGAAACCGTGCACCGCGCCGTAGAACTGCCGGGCGGCGGCATCAGCAAGATGAATATCGCCACTGACCTTGAACAGGCGTTGCTGGCGGCCATGGGTGGGATAGGCCGCCTGACCAGTGCCGAACTCGACGCGCAGGATCCGGCCCTGCGGACTCTGGGACTGAACGCCGTGTATGCCGAAGCCTGCGACAAGATCCAGAACTTTGTGCGCTCGGCGGGCCGGGCAGATTCGGCGGCTTCCCCAGCCTCCTGA
- a CDS encoding aspartate/glutamate racemase family protein: MKTLALIHTTPVTVAAMKALAAQTDPQVRLINLLDDSLLPDVMAAGHLTPAVTDRLKTYAEAAVNAGADAVMCCCSSVGEAVEAVGADLAVPFLRIDGPMAEEAVSLGERVGVIATVATTLEPTARLIERAAERATRPVQVERVLVAGAYDALMAGEPERHDELVTEALAGLTQRADVVVLAQASMARLIPALGELSVPVLSSPGSGLARALESLR, encoded by the coding sequence ATGAAAACGCTGGCCCTGATTCACACCACCCCCGTCACGGTGGCCGCCATGAAAGCGCTGGCCGCGCAGACCGACCCTCAGGTCCGCCTGATCAATCTGCTGGACGACAGCCTGCTGCCCGATGTGATGGCTGCCGGGCACCTCACCCCAGCGGTCACTGATCGCCTCAAAACCTACGCCGAGGCCGCCGTGAACGCGGGAGCCGACGCTGTGATGTGCTGCTGCTCGTCGGTGGGCGAGGCGGTAGAGGCCGTGGGCGCGGATCTGGCTGTTCCGTTCCTACGGATCGATGGGCCAATGGCCGAGGAAGCGGTGTCCTTGGGCGAGCGCGTCGGCGTGATCGCCACTGTGGCGACCACCCTCGAACCCACCGCCCGCCTGATCGAACGGGCTGCCGAGCGTGCCACGCGCCCGGTACAGGTGGAGCGGGTGCTGGTGGCCGGAGCCTACGACGCCCTGATGGCAGGCGAGCCGGAGCGGCACGATGAACTGGTCACAGAGGCCCTGGCTGGCCTGACGCAGCGTGCCGACGTGGTGGTGTTGGCTCAGGCCAGCATGGCCCGATTGATTCCGGCCTTGGGCGAACTGTCTGTCCCGGTTCTCAGCAGCCCCGGCAGTGGGCTGGCCCGCGCTCTGGAGAGCCTGAGATGA
- a CDS encoding glycoside hydrolase family 38 C-terminal domain-containing protein, which produces MSTLTQARRLTVHMYHHTHWDREWWSTRERFRFRLVHTVDAILDALAADPELACFVLDGQTLVLKDYLQVRPFRREELIGQIRAGRLFVGPWHVLPDEFLVSGEATIRNLWLGERTARSLGVEVSRAGYLPDQFGHIAQMPQLLAGFEIDSAIVWRGFGGPPLGGEAGEAEVGRDSYLYPRARDSRFPAEMQNEFWWEALDGTRILGVFLPLEYYRSHYKVRPEDPALTEDQTIGRARRTSQYLASYAATDVLLEPMGGDHLPVDPRLPGLLQQINGALAGEGVTYQISSLDAFVEEVRRQQGRVGVVWQGEGRAFGRKAHLLPGVLSARLYLKQQNAQVQTALERYAEPLQALHWLLGERYEHDYLWTAWERLIENHPHDSICGCSIDQVHREMVTRFDEAQQMADLLAEDAHASLAAQIDTSFAAGAAALSVFNPLNWPRTDEARVQMNGFLEITPETWALVDHQGQEHPFQARTLYSAVEKAEPFAWLGTAPTRPHDANEFTEISFLAPDVPGLGYRTFALRRREVPLSSHRIRPYQVLGNVALDKGAAAVSDLMVGPGKLENAFLRVTVNPDNGSLELLDKTTGLSYSGLNSFDDGGDNGDTYNYAWPLGDQVFSTRGVQPRLSWVEVGPVRATLRITWVWSLPAALTGDRQSRSPEHVPFILHSDVTLLAGVRRVDLRTHFENTARDHRLRARFPLGAPVTVSSAETQFGVVDRPVTLPDDQRGSSEPAVHEHPQMTFVSLTDGQRGLTLLNRGLPEFSASEDGTLSLTVLRAVGWLSREDFLTRVGGAGPTTATPEAQMLGPVVADYSLFPHVGSWAEAGAWRAAHDFNAPLHTAPHTSQVVPIRNRHRAPLPSLPPSGQLIDVQGSVLVTAIKRAEDREALIVRFVNLTSGPQPVSVRLGTAQLGVALTGAEQVNLRENSVNPLEVVDGTVALTARPWEIVTVALQMRPKPVEPLPRDDSALKDSEGGPK; this is translated from the coding sequence ATGAGCACCCTGACCCAGGCCCGCCGCCTGACAGTGCATATGTACCACCACACCCACTGGGACCGCGAATGGTGGTCGACCCGCGAACGCTTCCGCTTCCGGCTGGTGCATACCGTGGACGCCATTCTGGACGCCCTGGCCGCCGACCCGGAGCTGGCCTGCTTTGTGCTGGACGGCCAGACGCTGGTGCTCAAGGATTATTTGCAGGTGCGCCCGTTTCGCCGGGAAGAACTGATAGGGCAGATCCGTGCGGGGCGGCTGTTCGTGGGCCCGTGGCACGTCCTGCCCGACGAGTTTCTGGTCAGCGGAGAAGCCACCATTCGCAACCTGTGGCTGGGTGAGCGCACGGCCCGGTCACTGGGCGTCGAGGTCAGCCGCGCCGGGTATCTGCCCGACCAGTTTGGGCACATTGCCCAGATGCCGCAACTGTTGGCCGGGTTCGAAATAGACAGCGCCATCGTCTGGCGCGGCTTTGGTGGCCCGCCGCTGGGAGGAGAAGCGGGCGAGGCCGAGGTGGGCCGGGATTCGTATCTGTACCCCCGCGCCCGCGACAGCCGCTTTCCTGCCGAAATGCAGAACGAATTCTGGTGGGAGGCGCTGGACGGCACACGCATCCTGGGCGTGTTTTTGCCGCTGGAGTACTACCGCAGCCATTACAAGGTGCGCCCCGAAGACCCCGCCCTGACCGAAGACCAGACCATTGGTCGTGCCCGCCGCACCAGCCAGTATCTGGCGAGTTACGCGGCCACCGACGTGCTGCTGGAACCGATGGGGGGCGACCACCTGCCCGTCGATCCCCGGCTGCCGGGCCTGCTTCAGCAGATCAACGGGGCGCTGGCGGGTGAGGGCGTGACTTATCAGATCAGTTCGCTGGACGCCTTTGTAGAGGAGGTGCGGCGGCAGCAAGGCCGCGTAGGGGTGGTCTGGCAGGGCGAGGGCCGTGCCTTTGGGCGTAAGGCACATCTGCTGCCCGGTGTGCTGAGTGCCCGGCTGTACCTCAAGCAGCAGAATGCTCAGGTTCAGACGGCTCTGGAACGCTACGCCGAACCGCTTCAGGCGCTGCACTGGTTGCTGGGCGAACGTTATGAACACGATTACCTCTGGACGGCCTGGGAACGCCTGATCGAGAACCACCCGCACGACAGCATCTGCGGCTGTTCTATCGATCAGGTGCACCGCGAGATGGTGACCCGCTTTGATGAGGCCCAGCAGATGGCCGACCTGCTGGCCGAAGACGCGCACGCCTCGCTGGCGGCGCAGATCGACACGTCGTTTGCCGCTGGAGCCGCGGCCCTGAGTGTCTTTAATCCGCTGAACTGGCCCCGTACCGACGAGGCCCGCGTGCAGATGAACGGCTTTCTGGAAATCACGCCGGAGACGTGGGCACTGGTGGATCATCAGGGACAGGAACACCCGTTTCAGGCCCGGACGCTGTACAGCGCCGTGGAGAAAGCTGAGCCGTTTGCGTGGCTGGGCACGGCTCCGACCCGCCCCCACGACGCCAACGAATTTACCGAAATCAGTTTCCTGGCCCCGGATGTGCCCGGTCTGGGCTACCGGACGTTTGCGCTGCGCCGCCGCGAGGTGCCCCTGTCTTCCCACCGGATTCGCCCTTATCAGGTGCTGGGTAACGTGGCCCTCGACAAGGGTGCGGCGGCGGTCAGCGACCTGATGGTCGGCCCCGGCAAGCTGGAAAACGCCTTTTTGCGGGTCACGGTGAACCCCGACAACGGTAGTCTCGAGCTGCTCGATAAAACCACTGGCCTCAGCTACAGCGGCCTCAACAGTTTTGATGATGGCGGCGACAACGGCGACACCTACAACTACGCCTGGCCTCTGGGCGATCAGGTGTTCTCTACACGGGGCGTGCAGCCCCGCCTGAGTTGGGTGGAGGTCGGGCCGGTGCGGGCCACGTTGCGAATCACCTGGGTCTGGTCGTTGCCCGCTGCCCTGACTGGAGACCGCCAGAGCCGCAGCCCCGAGCATGTGCCCTTCATCCTGCACAGCGACGTGACCCTGCTGGCGGGCGTGCGGCGGGTCGATCTTCGCACCCATTTTGAAAACACGGCGCGGGATCACCGCCTGCGTGCCCGGTTTCCGCTGGGCGCACCCGTCACGGTTTCCAGTGCCGAAACCCAGTTCGGCGTGGTCGACCGCCCGGTGACCCTGCCCGACGACCAGCGCGGCAGCAGTGAACCCGCCGTACACGAGCACCCACAGATGACGTTCGTCAGCCTGACCGATGGACAGCGCGGCCTGACCCTGCTCAACCGGGGCCTGCCGGAGTTCAGTGCCAGTGAGGACGGAACCCTGTCGCTGACGGTGTTGCGTGCTGTGGGCTGGCTCTCGCGCGAGGATTTTTTGACCAGAGTCGGCGGCGCAGGCCCCACCACTGCCACACCCGAAGCCCAGATGCTGGGGCCAGTGGTGGCCGATTACAGCCTGTTTCCCCATGTTGGATCGTGGGCCGAAGCGGGAGCCTGGCGTGCGGCCCACGATTTCAATGCGCCGCTGCACACCGCGCCCCATACCTCTCAGGTGGTGCCGATCCGCAACCGACACCGCGCCCCGCTGCCCAGTTTGCCGCCCAGCGGTCAACTGATCGACGTGCAGGGGAGCGTGCTGGTCACGGCCATCAAGCGTGCCGAAGACCGGGAGGCCCTGATCGTGCGCTTCGTCAATCTGACCTCCGGGCCGCAGCCTGTCAGCGTGCGGTTGGGCACGGCGCAGCTGGGGGTTGCCCTGACGGGGGCCGAACAGGTCAATCTGCGCGAAAACAGCGTGAACCCGCTGGAAGTCGTGGACGGAACAGTGGCCCTCACGGCCCGCCCCTGGGAAATCGTGACGGTGGCCTTGCAGATGCGGCCCAAGCCCGTTGAGCCTCTGCCCCGAGACGATTCAGCGCTAAAAGATTCAGAAGGTGGTCCAAAATGA
- a CDS encoding alpha-mannosidase, with protein sequence MNNPRSKALTFHLIGHAHIDPVWLWDWREGHETVKATFRSALDRLQENPDMVFVHSSAAQYSWMQQHPKLLAEIREAVQRGQWEPVGGWWVEPDVNLAHGEAIARQALLGQRTFQRLLGRRARIGFLPDSFGHPGTLPQLLVQSGLDAFVFMRPGANELDLPSNLFQWEGVDGTQILSARVECYNSSPNQIHTSLERNLAWRPEHLTHWLGLFGVGNHGGGPTKRAIANIRELAQHPDWPTLKMNSLSGFFEQMRGEQVAAQVPVYRGELQHHARGCYAAVSDMKRLNRRAEHALLRAEKLAVLAAPAGYLYPHGPLTQAWEGLLFNQFHDILAGSSLESAFQDAFHQLGEVLSIASRVTFAATQAVADQVDTRRSGQEPDEVIRSLNWTGATWVTDYGDGVPVLVFNPSGTARDEAVELELNDWHTEHLRLIDDTGQDVPTQRLRPESVNGAGRPRFVFRAQLPALGYRLYRVLDEPTPPEAASPPLLTATTERLENAFWALHFEPQTGGLRRLIDKASGLDLLAGTGAQLQVVRDETDTWGHGVRAFRQMVGVFGGATLEVLEQGPVRATVRATTRYGQSVAVQDFTLYAHSPEIGGQLHLDWHETQHAAQLVFPAALSDVTATYAAPYGFMVRPADGEEEPTQAWMDVTGLTRDARGVQRPAGLALLNDSKYSASILGGELRLTLARSPVYAHHDPAVLAPGVAYTHTDQGLQHSRWTLVPHGGNWQAARVPVLAEQLNEPAVLTREYVHAGTWAGTHSALHLEGLPTVSVSAVKQAEDSPGGGDSPDLIVRLHEWGGQTSAGTLHVQRNGQVQQIPVQLRPQQILGLRITPAGGAQTVNFLEEAHD encoded by the coding sequence ATGAACAATCCCCGCAGCAAAGCCCTGACCTTTCACCTCATTGGACACGCCCACATCGACCCCGTCTGGCTCTGGGACTGGCGAGAAGGGCACGAAACGGTCAAGGCCACCTTCCGCAGCGCCCTCGACCGGCTGCAGGAAAACCCGGATATGGTGTTCGTCCATTCCAGCGCGGCCCAGTACAGCTGGATGCAGCAGCATCCGAAGTTGCTGGCCGAAATTCGTGAGGCCGTTCAACGTGGCCAGTGGGAACCGGTGGGTGGGTGGTGGGTCGAGCCAGACGTGAATCTGGCTCACGGAGAGGCCATCGCCCGTCAGGCCCTCCTGGGGCAGCGCACCTTCCAGCGGCTGCTGGGTCGCCGCGCCCGCATCGGCTTTTTGCCCGATTCCTTCGGCCATCCGGGCACGCTGCCGCAGCTCCTCGTTCAGTCTGGCCTGGACGCCTTTGTGTTTATGCGTCCGGGGGCCAATGAACTCGACCTGCCCTCCAACCTGTTTCAGTGGGAGGGCGTGGACGGCACCCAGATTCTGAGCGCCCGTGTGGAGTGTTACAACAGCAGCCCGAACCAGATTCACACCAGTCTGGAGCGCAATCTGGCGTGGCGACCAGAACACCTCACGCACTGGCTGGGACTGTTTGGGGTGGGCAACCACGGAGGCGGCCCGACCAAACGCGCCATCGCCAACATCCGCGAACTGGCCCAGCATCCCGATTGGCCCACCCTGAAGATGAACTCGCTCAGCGGCTTTTTTGAGCAGATGCGGGGCGAGCAGGTTGCCGCACAGGTGCCGGTCTACCGGGGTGAGCTTCAGCACCATGCGCGGGGCTGTTACGCCGCCGTCAGCGACATGAAACGGCTGAACCGCCGGGCCGAACACGCCCTGTTGCGGGCCGAAAAACTGGCGGTGCTCGCAGCCCCGGCAGGCTACCTCTATCCGCATGGGCCGCTCACTCAGGCCTGGGAGGGGCTGCTGTTCAACCAGTTTCACGACATTCTGGCAGGCAGTTCTCTCGAAAGTGCCTTTCAGGACGCCTTTCACCAGTTGGGCGAAGTGCTGAGCATTGCCAGCCGGGTCACCTTTGCCGCCACGCAGGCAGTGGCCGATCAGGTGGACACCCGCCGCAGTGGGCAGGAACCGGACGAGGTGATTCGCAGCCTGAACTGGACTGGGGCCACCTGGGTCACCGACTACGGCGACGGCGTGCCTGTGCTGGTCTTCAATCCATCGGGCACGGCACGCGACGAGGCCGTCGAACTGGAACTGAACGACTGGCACACCGAACACCTGCGCCTGATCGACGACACCGGACAGGATGTGCCCACCCAGCGCCTGCGCCCCGAAAGTGTGAACGGGGCTGGACGGCCCCGCTTCGTGTTCCGGGCACAGCTGCCTGCCCTCGGCTACCGCCTGTACCGCGTGCTGGATGAGCCGACCCCACCTGAAGCAGCCTCCCCTCCCCTGCTGACGGCCACCACCGAGCGGCTGGAAAATGCCTTCTGGGCGCTGCACTTCGAACCTCAGACGGGCGGGCTGCGGCGCTTGATCGACAAGGCCAGCGGGCTGGATCTGCTGGCCGGAACCGGGGCGCAGCTTCAGGTGGTGCGCGACGAAACCGATACCTGGGGCCACGGCGTCCGGGCTTTTCGCCAGATGGTCGGCGTATTTGGCGGGGCCACGCTGGAGGTGCTGGAGCAGGGACCAGTGCGGGCCACGGTGCGGGCCACCACCCGCTACGGGCAGTCGGTGGCCGTACAGGACTTCACGCTGTATGCCCATTCACCAGAAATTGGCGGCCAGCTGCACCTCGACTGGCACGAAACCCAACACGCCGCGCAACTGGTCTTTCCTGCCGCCCTCAGCGACGTGACCGCCACCTACGCCGCGCCCTACGGCTTTATGGTGCGCCCCGCCGACGGCGAGGAAGAACCCACTCAGGCCTGGATGGACGTGACCGGACTGACCCGCGACGCACGCGGTGTGCAGCGGCCTGCGGGTCTGGCGTTGCTGAACGACAGCAAATATTCGGCCAGCATTCTGGGCGGGGAATTGCGGCTGACCCTGGCCCGCAGCCCGGTCTATGCCCACCACGACCCCGCCGTACTGGCCCCCGGCGTGGCCTACACCCACACCGATCAGGGCCTTCAGCACAGCCGCTGGACCCTGGTGCCGCATGGGGGCAACTGGCAGGCCGCCCGCGTGCCCGTGCTGGCCGAGCAACTGAACGAGCCTGCCGTGCTGACCCGCGAATATGTGCACGCCGGAACGTGGGCGGGAACCCACAGCGCCCTGCATCTGGAAGGCCTGCCCACCGTCAGCGTCAGCGCGGTCAAGCAGGCCGAAGACAGTCCTGGCGGCGGGGACAGTCCCGACCTCATCGTGCGGCTGCACGAGTGGGGAGGTCAGACCAGCGCGGGCACGCTGCACGTTCAGAGAAACGGGCAGGTTCAGCAGATCCCCGTGCAGTTGCGGCCACAGCAGATACTGGGGCTGCGAATCACGCCTGCTGGCGGGGCGCAGACCGTCAATTTTCTGGAAGAGGCCCATGACTGA